One segment of Dissulfurirhabdus thermomarina DNA contains the following:
- the mltG gene encoding endolytic transglycosylase MltG, with protein MDKRPLDRIGLIPNFRGLCWLLLLYGVFLVGFQGWRVWQGWMRPVASSGPGQVVVVPPGAAFSEVARELENRGLIRSRYAFTVLAWQWGVLDKVQAGEYRFFPSQTPRRILSDLVEGRVLQHVITIPEGYNLFQVADLLHRAGLVDPADFVEACEDELLLRRLGIPGPSAEGYLYPDTYYLSRGMSARELVRHFVRRFWETWTREGFDQRALEMGMDTHDVVILASIVEKETSLPGERPLIAGVFLNRLRRGMPLQADPTVYYGILVESSVRKRRLRKADLRRGTPYNTYVVSGLPAGPISNPGRESIRAVLYPAKTNYLYFVAKNDGSHHFSRTLAEHNRAVDRYQRHRRRRR; from the coding sequence ATGGACAAGCGACCGCTGGATCGAATCGGCCTCATACCCAACTTCCGCGGACTCTGCTGGCTGCTCCTCCTCTACGGCGTCTTCCTGGTGGGGTTCCAGGGGTGGCGCGTGTGGCAGGGCTGGATGCGGCCCGTGGCCTCTTCGGGGCCGGGCCAGGTGGTGGTGGTGCCCCCCGGGGCGGCCTTCTCCGAGGTGGCCCGGGAACTCGAGAACCGGGGGCTCATCCGCTCCCGCTACGCCTTCACCGTGCTGGCCTGGCAGTGGGGCGTCCTCGACAAGGTCCAGGCCGGCGAGTACCGGTTCTTCCCCAGCCAGACACCCCGCCGGATCCTCTCGGACCTCGTCGAGGGCCGTGTGCTCCAGCATGTTATCACGATCCCGGAGGGTTACAATCTCTTCCAGGTGGCCGATCTCCTTCACCGGGCGGGCCTGGTGGACCCGGCCGACTTCGTCGAGGCCTGCGAGGACGAGTTGCTGCTTCGCCGGCTCGGGATCCCCGGTCCCTCGGCCGAGGGGTACCTCTACCCCGACACCTACTACCTCTCCAGGGGGATGTCCGCCCGGGAGCTGGTGCGGCACTTCGTCCGCCGGTTCTGGGAGACGTGGACCCGGGAGGGCTTCGACCAGCGGGCCCTCGAGATGGGCATGGACACCCACGACGTGGTGATCCTTGCCTCCATCGTGGAGAAGGAGACCAGCCTCCCCGGCGAACGGCCGCTCATCGCGGGGGTCTTCCTGAACCGCCTCCGCAGGGGCATGCCCCTCCAGGCCGATCCCACCGTCTACTACGGGATCCTGGTGGAGTCCTCCGTGCGGAAGCGCCGGCTCCGCAAGGCGGACCTCCGCCGGGGGACGCCCTACAATACCTACGTGGTTTCCGGGCTGCCGGCGGGTCCCATCTCCAACCCCGGGCGGGAGTCCATCCGGGCGGTCCTCTACCCCGCCAAGACCAACTACCTCTACTTCGTGGCCAAGAACGACGGCAGCCACCACTTCTCCCGGACGCTGGCCGAGCACAACCGGGCGGTGGACCGCTACCAGCGCCACCGCCGTCGCCGCCGCTGA
- the mraZ gene encoding division/cell wall cluster transcriptional repressor MraZ, with amino-acid sequence MFRGRSTHSLDAKGRLSIPARFRDVLKAKYDGRLIVTNLPGCLAAYPYEEWRVLEEQFSRYRLARPEVLAFQRYFLAAAVECPLDGQGRILIPPALRDEAGFQKEVVLSGMLTYFEIWSRERLEAELSKARENFDQYSSVVANIGGFPEG; translated from the coding sequence TTGTTCAGAGGGCGTTCCACCCATAGCCTGGACGCAAAGGGGCGCCTCAGCATCCCCGCGCGTTTCCGCGACGTCCTGAAGGCCAAGTACGACGGCCGCCTCATCGTCACCAACCTGCCCGGTTGCCTGGCGGCCTATCCCTACGAGGAATGGCGGGTGCTCGAGGAGCAGTTCAGCCGCTACCGCCTCGCCCGCCCGGAAGTCCTTGCCTTCCAGCGTTATTTCCTGGCCGCGGCCGTCGAGTGCCCCCTGGACGGCCAGGGCCGGATTCTCATCCCCCCGGCCCTGAGGGACGAGGCCGGGTTCCAGAAGGAGGTCGTCCTCTCCGGGATGCTCACCTACTTCGAGATCTGGAGCCGGGAACGGCTGGAGGCGGAACTCAGCAAGGCGAGGGAAAACTTTGACCAGTACAGCAGCGTTGTGGCCAACATCGGCGGGTTCCCGGAGGGCTGA
- the rsmH gene encoding 16S rRNA (cytosine(1402)-N(4))-methyltransferase RsmH, with amino-acid sequence MPVLVSEVLEGLAPVTGGVYVDGTVGLGGHAEALLRHPAGVGRVIGLDRDASALDLAAARLAPFADRLTLVHNTFAALPDVLAVQGLKGVHGILLDLGISSHQLEHSGRGFAFSRDEPLDMRMDESEGITAAEMVNRLPAEGLAEVIRVYGEERWARRIAAAIVRARQKTPIRTSAELAGVVTSAIPARYRTRRIHPATRTFQALRIAVNRELDALKEALDVLPSCLLPGGRLCVISFHSLEDRMVKHAFREDVRLAVITRRPVTPSTAEVAVNPRARSAKLRVAARRDAAGRRGRAAGAPADIPGRGRQGGRS; translated from the coding sequence GTGCCGGTCCTGGTCTCCGAGGTCCTGGAGGGGCTGGCGCCGGTCACGGGCGGGGTCTACGTGGACGGGACCGTGGGCCTCGGCGGGCATGCCGAGGCGCTCCTCCGCCATCCCGCCGGGGTGGGCCGGGTCATCGGGCTCGACCGGGACGCCTCGGCCCTGGACCTGGCGGCGGCGCGGCTGGCCCCCTTCGCCGACCGGCTCACCCTCGTCCACAACACCTTCGCGGCGCTGCCGGACGTCCTGGCGGTCCAGGGGCTCAAGGGGGTCCACGGCATCCTCCTGGACCTCGGCATCTCGTCCCACCAGCTGGAACACAGCGGCCGGGGGTTCGCCTTCTCCCGGGACGAGCCCCTGGACATGCGGATGGACGAGAGCGAGGGGATCACCGCCGCCGAGATGGTGAACCGGCTGCCGGCGGAAGGGCTGGCGGAGGTGATCCGCGTCTACGGGGAGGAACGCTGGGCCCGGCGGATCGCCGCGGCCATCGTCCGGGCCAGGCAGAAGACGCCCATCCGGACCTCCGCCGAGCTGGCCGGCGTGGTGACCTCGGCCATCCCGGCCCGGTACCGGACGCGCCGGATCCACCCGGCCACACGGACCTTCCAGGCCCTGCGGATCGCCGTGAACCGGGAACTCGACGCATTGAAGGAGGCCCTGGACGTCTTGCCGTCCTGCCTGCTGCCGGGGGGACGGCTGTGCGTCATCTCCTTCCACTCCCTGGAGGATCGCATGGTGAAGCACGCATTCCGGGAGGACGTTCGGCTGGCGGTGATCACCCGCCGGCCGGTGACGCCCTCGACGGCGGAGGTGGCGGTCAACCCGAGGGCCCGGAGCGCCAAGCTCCGGGTGGCGGCACGAAGGGACGCGGCCGGCCGCCGGGGAAGGGCGGCCGGGGCTCCCGCGGACATCCCCGGTCGGGGACGGCAAGGAGGTCGATCATGA
- a CDS encoding penicillin-binding transpeptidase domain-containing protein: MQWPSARGWTFWGGAACVLVAAALALDSVLAVVARPREVGTGPVPAATRWTACAGEGAPFARGEILDRGGVILAASRPVFRARLRAEDLAGDPGRIGRVAALLGLDPTELSRELLAGTGPVCLDEEVRGGRLQGLRGLGGGVDLVEAWRRVYPYGEAACAVLGYVSPEGRGLDGVEYLLDTARAGGDRPIALNLDIGLQIQTERVLRRVSAGLGAGRGCFVVMDVRSGAVSAMANWPAWDPARFYATDRERLGNRSLRADVEPAGLLAALAWASGGAAPADLAAWAWRPLGPDVRVWGPWSGSALRRLGIGAKALETLWRFRLGQATGVDLPGEETGALPALAAEADLPLDKTGVRVSPLQMLAAFSALLDGGVLHRPRIAAETPDAPARVPGEVVRPLAGLFADRGGMVLGARVREGIRGTSRRDTWRLSLLGCWPPGAPRVAYVMVLDGIAPASEALLPPWPELGRIARYAAELPADETLSATGGANGPPAAAPRRMPDLRGKSFRVALRMLQSTRLQIRIEGRGRIADQAPRPGAPLEGVRVCRLVGGEGGR, translated from the coding sequence ATGCAGTGGCCTTCGGCTCGGGGATGGACCTTCTGGGGAGGGGCGGCCTGCGTCCTGGTGGCGGCCGCCCTCGCCCTGGATTCCGTCCTGGCCGTGGTGGCCCGCCCCCGGGAGGTCGGCACGGGGCCGGTCCCCGCGGCGACCCGGTGGACGGCCTGCGCCGGTGAAGGCGCCCCCTTCGCCCGGGGCGAGATCCTCGACCGGGGCGGCGTGATCTTGGCCGCCAGCCGCCCGGTGTTCCGCGCCCGGCTCCGGGCGGAGGACCTCGCCGGTGATCCCGGCCGGATCGGGCGCGTGGCGGCGCTGCTCGGCCTCGATCCCACCGAGCTCTCCCGCGAGTTGCTCGCCGGCACGGGCCCCGTGTGCCTGGACGAGGAGGTGCGGGGGGGGCGGCTCCAGGGGCTCCGCGGTCTCGGCGGCGGGGTGGACCTCGTGGAGGCCTGGCGCCGGGTGTATCCCTACGGGGAGGCGGCCTGCGCGGTTCTCGGCTACGTCTCGCCCGAGGGTCGGGGGCTCGACGGCGTGGAATACCTCCTGGACACCGCCCGGGCGGGCGGGGATCGGCCGATCGCCCTCAACCTGGACATCGGCCTCCAGATCCAGACGGAGCGGGTGCTCCGGCGGGTCTCGGCCGGCCTGGGCGCCGGGCGGGGGTGTTTCGTGGTGATGGACGTCCGGAGCGGGGCGGTCTCCGCCATGGCCAACTGGCCGGCCTGGGACCCCGCCCGATTCTACGCGACCGACCGCGAGCGGTTGGGCAACCGGTCGCTCCGGGCCGACGTGGAACCGGCCGGGCTCCTGGCCGCCCTGGCCTGGGCCTCGGGCGGGGCCGCCCCCGCCGACCTGGCGGCCTGGGCCTGGCGGCCCCTCGGCCCCGACGTGCGGGTCTGGGGGCCGTGGTCCGGCTCCGCCCTGCGGCGCCTGGGGATCGGGGCGAAGGCCTTGGAGACCCTGTGGCGCTTCCGGCTGGGACAGGCCACGGGGGTGGATCTCCCGGGCGAGGAGACCGGGGCGCTGCCCGCCCTGGCGGCGGAGGCGGACCTGCCCCTGGACAAGACCGGGGTCCGGGTCTCGCCCCTCCAGATGCTCGCGGCCTTCTCGGCCCTCCTGGACGGGGGCGTCCTCCACCGGCCGAGAATCGCGGCGGAGACCCCGGACGCCCCCGCCCGGGTCCCCGGCGAGGTGGTGCGTCCCCTGGCGGGGCTCTTTGCGGACCGGGGCGGCATGGTCCTCGGTGCCCGGGTGCGGGAGGGGATCCGCGGCACCTCGCGCCGGGACACCTGGCGCCTGTCGCTCTTGGGATGCTGGCCCCCCGGAGCCCCCAGGGTGGCCTACGTGATGGTGCTGGACGGGATCGCCCCGGCCTCGGAGGCCCTTTTGCCGCCATGGCCGGAACTGGGTAGAATAGCCCGCTACGCCGCAGAACTTCCGGCGGACGAAACCCTCTCCGCCACCGGAGGGGCGAATGGGCCGCCCGCCGCCGCGCCGCGGCGGATGCCCGACCTCAGGGGGAAGTCCTTCCGCGTGGCCCTGCGCATGCTCCAATCCACCCGACTCCAGATCCGGATCGAAGGCCGGGGCCGGATCGCGGACCAGGCCCCCCGGCCGGGCGCCCCCCTGGAGGGGGTCCGCGTCTGCCGCCTGGTCGGCGGGGAGGGGGGGCGATGA
- a CDS encoding UDP-N-acetylmuramoyl-L-alanyl-D-glutamate--2,6-diaminopimelate ligase codes for MSVTLRVLLDRLAPPEEVRVSGDPDVPIRGVAIDSRRVGPGDLFVALPGTRSHGGCFVPEALRRGAAAVAGDGDAFPEGFEAAAPVPVVRVLDARRFAGRVADAFYGGPGRRLRLVGVTGTNGKTTVTHLVAAILDAAGIPCGVIGTVTRRFGAVSEPSDMTTPDVVRLHQTLAEMAAKGARAVAMEVSSHALDQDRVAGCAFDAAVFTNLSHDHLDYHGDMAAYGAAKARLFHAHRPGTAVVNVDDPFGAGLWADLSRRGISFGLCEEAMVRPLAWRCDAGGISAEIATPAGRVEIASPLVGRFNLSNLLAAAAAAVALGVPVAAVAEGIGAMGGVPGRLERVDAGPGRLALVDYAHTPDALESVLAALRELGPRRLVCVVGCGGDRDPSKRPVMARTAARLADLAVFTSDNPRTEDPAEILRQMTDGLEGGAPNVRVIPDRREAIRWAAARLEAGDCLLVAGKGHETCQIVGTERRFFDDRLELAEALRAGGLRRAV; via the coding sequence ATGAGCGTCACGCTCCGCGTGCTCCTGGACCGGCTGGCACCGCCGGAGGAGGTCCGCGTCAGCGGTGACCCGGACGTCCCGATCCGGGGGGTGGCCATCGACTCCCGGCGCGTGGGCCCCGGGGACCTCTTCGTGGCTTTGCCCGGCACGCGGAGCCACGGGGGGTGCTTCGTCCCTGAGGCACTCCGTCGCGGCGCCGCCGCGGTGGCCGGCGACGGCGACGCCTTCCCCGAGGGGTTCGAGGCCGCCGCGCCGGTGCCGGTGGTGCGGGTCCTTGATGCGCGGCGATTTGCCGGGCGGGTCGCGGACGCCTTCTACGGCGGTCCCGGCCGCCGGCTCCGGCTGGTGGGGGTCACCGGCACCAACGGGAAGACCACCGTCACCCACCTGGTGGCCGCGATCCTCGATGCCGCGGGCATCCCCTGCGGCGTCATCGGTACCGTGACCCGCCGGTTCGGTGCCGTCTCCGAGCCCTCGGACATGACCACCCCGGACGTGGTCCGGCTGCACCAGACGCTGGCGGAGATGGCGGCCAAGGGGGCGCGGGCCGTGGCCATGGAGGTTTCGTCCCACGCCCTCGACCAGGACCGGGTGGCCGGCTGTGCCTTCGATGCGGCGGTGTTCACCAACCTGAGCCACGACCACCTGGACTACCATGGCGACATGGCGGCCTACGGGGCGGCCAAGGCGCGGCTCTTCCATGCGCACCGCCCGGGCACCGCCGTGGTGAACGTGGACGACCCCTTCGGCGCCGGACTCTGGGCGGATCTTTCCCGCCGGGGAATCAGCTTCGGACTCTGCGAGGAAGCCATGGTCCGGCCCCTGGCCTGGCGGTGCGACGCCGGTGGGATCTCGGCGGAGATCGCGACCCCGGCGGGCCGCGTGGAGATCGCCAGTCCCCTGGTGGGCCGGTTCAACCTCTCGAACCTCCTCGCCGCCGCGGCCGCCGCCGTGGCCCTCGGGGTGCCGGTGGCGGCGGTGGCGGAGGGGATCGGCGCCATGGGCGGGGTGCCGGGCCGCCTCGAGCGGGTGGACGCGGGGCCCGGGCGGCTGGCCCTGGTGGACTACGCCCACACGCCGGACGCCCTCGAGAGCGTCCTCGCCGCCCTCCGGGAGCTGGGGCCCCGGCGGCTCGTCTGCGTGGTGGGCTGCGGCGGTGATCGGGATCCCTCCAAGCGGCCGGTCATGGCGCGCACGGCGGCCCGTTTGGCGGATCTGGCCGTGTTCACCTCCGACAATCCCCGCACCGAGGACCCCGCGGAGATCCTCCGGCAGATGACCGACGGCCTGGAGGGGGGCGCACCGAACGTCCGGGTGATTCCCGACCGGCGGGAGGCCATTCGCTGGGCCGCGGCCCGGCTGGAGGCGGGCGACTGCCTCCTGGTGGCGGGGAAGGGGCACGAGACCTGCCAGATCGTGGGCACGGAACGCCGGTTCTTCGATGACCGGCTCGAGCTGGCGGAGGCCCTCCGGGCGGGCGGCCTCCGGCGGGCGGTGTAA
- a CDS encoding UDP-N-acetylmuramoyl-tripeptide--D-alanyl-D-alanine ligase translates to MAERGERGHMGWSAGDVAAATGGRLCGGGPDAWVAGVSTDSRRIAPGELFWALKGPRFDGHEFVGEALRRGAAGAVVQQDACGAHPGPLPGGASRNVIIRVADTLRALGDFAAWHRRRIGLRVFGVTGSCGKTTTKDLVAAVLGRRWPTVATRGNFNNLIGLPLTLLGARPEDRWAVLEMGMNQPGEIRRLCEIAGPEAGLVTTVQPVHLEGLGDIEGVAAEKAALFAALPASGVAVVNLDDPRVRAAAEGLACRRVTWSLAGAAGAEARCRRWEPRKDGTLAVFDLAGTVLECRLRLVGVVNVANALAAAAAGLAVGVPAAEIRAALEAAAPAPGRLRLAPLPGGRRLLDDTYNANPASMRAALETLARWAGDRPRVAILGTMFELGAEAAAYHEALGAAAAAAGLSHLVAVGEFADRVARGAGGMPCTALESTEALLEWLPAHAAGLCPEGGFVLVKGSRGMGLERAAAGLAEALSGRRDLAGAGGR, encoded by the coding sequence ATGGCAGAGCGCGGGGAGCGGGGCCATATGGGCTGGAGCGCCGGGGACGTGGCCGCGGCCACCGGGGGGCGCCTCTGCGGCGGCGGGCCGGATGCCTGGGTGGCGGGCGTCTCCACCGATTCGCGCCGGATCGCTCCCGGGGAACTCTTCTGGGCGCTCAAGGGCCCGAGGTTCGACGGGCACGAGTTCGTCGGCGAGGCCCTCCGCCGGGGGGCCGCCGGCGCCGTGGTCCAGCAGGACGCCTGCGGCGCCCATCCCGGGCCGCTCCCCGGGGGCGCCAGCCGGAACGTCATCATCCGCGTGGCGGATACCCTCCGGGCCCTGGGCGATTTTGCGGCCTGGCACCGGCGCCGGATCGGCCTCCGGGTCTTCGGCGTGACCGGCAGCTGCGGCAAGACCACCACGAAGGACCTCGTGGCGGCGGTGCTCGGCCGGCGGTGGCCGACCGTGGCCACCCGGGGCAACTTCAACAATCTGATCGGTCTTCCGCTGACCCTGCTCGGGGCCCGGCCCGAAGACCGCTGGGCCGTCCTCGAGATGGGGATGAACCAGCCGGGGGAGATCCGGCGACTGTGCGAGATCGCCGGGCCCGAGGCCGGGCTCGTCACCACGGTGCAACCCGTCCACCTCGAGGGCCTCGGGGACATCGAAGGCGTCGCGGCGGAGAAGGCGGCCCTCTTCGCCGCTCTCCCGGCCTCCGGCGTGGCCGTGGTCAACCTCGACGACCCCCGGGTGCGGGCGGCGGCAGAGGGATTGGCCTGCCGGCGCGTCACCTGGTCGCTGGCGGGGGCGGCCGGGGCGGAGGCGCGGTGCCGCCGCTGGGAGCCCCGGAAGGACGGGACCCTGGCGGTCTTCGACCTGGCGGGGACGGTGCTGGAATGCCGCCTGCGTCTCGTGGGGGTCGTCAACGTGGCCAACGCCCTGGCGGCGGCCGCAGCGGGGCTGGCGGTCGGCGTGCCCGCGGCCGAGATCCGGGCGGCCCTCGAGGCGGCGGCCCCGGCCCCGGGGCGGCTGCGGCTGGCGCCGCTGCCCGGCGGCCGCCGGCTCCTGGACGACACCTACAACGCCAACCCCGCCTCCATGCGGGCGGCCCTCGAGACCCTGGCCCGGTGGGCCGGGGACCGGCCGCGGGTGGCCATCCTCGGCACCATGTTCGAGCTGGGGGCGGAGGCGGCCGCCTACCACGAGGCCCTCGGGGCCGCGGCGGCCGCCGCCGGCCTCTCGCACCTCGTGGCGGTGGGGGAGTTCGCCGACCGGGTGGCGCGGGGTGCCGGGGGGATGCCCTGCACCGCCCTCGAGAGCACCGAGGCCCTCCTCGAGTGGTTGCCGGCGCACGCGGCGGGCCTCTGCCCGGAGGGCGGCTTCGTCCTCGTCAAGGGGTCCCGGGGCATGGGGCTCGAGCGGGCGGCGGCAGGGCTCGCCGAGGCCTTGTCGGGGCGGCGGGACCTGGCCGGGGCGGGAGGGCGCTAG
- the mraY gene encoding phospho-N-acetylmuramoyl-pentapeptide-transferase — MFYHLLYPLHETWPVFNVFRYITFRTIYAALTALFLVFFLGPWFIERVRRLQLGQVVREDGPATHHAKAGTPSLGGLLIVGAVVASTLLWANLGDLYVWIVLLILCGNAGVGLVDDLRKVRYRNAEGLPARWKLVLQALVFLVAVVILVREGAYDTRLSVPFFKGFRPDLGAWYGVLAFFVVVGAANAVNLTDGLDGLATGPVVVTSAVYTLFAYLAGHASLAAYLQIPSVPGAGELAVFCGALVGAGLGFLWYNAHPAEIFMGDVGSLAMGGALGAVAVLSKQEILLAIVGGVFVAEACSVMLQVGFFKMTGGRRIFRMAPLHHHFELKGWPESKVIVRFWIVSVLLGLLAISTLKLR; from the coding sequence ATGTTCTACCACCTCCTCTACCCGCTGCACGAGACCTGGCCGGTCTTCAACGTCTTCCGGTACATCACCTTCCGGACCATCTACGCGGCGCTCACGGCCCTGTTCCTGGTCTTCTTCCTGGGCCCGTGGTTCATCGAGCGGGTCCGTCGCCTCCAGCTCGGCCAGGTGGTCCGGGAGGACGGTCCCGCCACCCACCATGCCAAGGCCGGGACGCCGAGCCTGGGGGGGCTGCTCATCGTGGGCGCCGTGGTGGCCTCGACCCTGCTCTGGGCCAACCTCGGCGACCTCTACGTCTGGATCGTCCTCCTCATCCTCTGCGGCAACGCGGGGGTGGGCCTGGTGGACGATCTCCGAAAGGTCCGGTACCGGAACGCCGAGGGGCTGCCGGCCAGGTGGAAGCTCGTCCTCCAGGCCCTGGTCTTCCTGGTCGCCGTGGTCATCCTGGTCCGGGAGGGCGCCTACGACACCCGTCTCAGCGTGCCCTTCTTCAAGGGCTTCAGGCCGGACCTGGGCGCCTGGTACGGGGTGCTCGCCTTCTTCGTGGTGGTCGGCGCGGCCAACGCGGTCAACCTCACCGACGGGCTGGACGGGCTCGCCACGGGCCCGGTGGTGGTGACCTCGGCGGTCTACACCCTGTTCGCCTATCTGGCCGGCCACGCCAGCCTCGCCGCCTACCTCCAGATTCCCTCCGTCCCCGGGGCCGGGGAACTGGCGGTCTTCTGCGGGGCGCTGGTGGGGGCCGGCCTCGGCTTCCTCTGGTACAATGCCCACCCGGCCGAGATCTTCATGGGCGACGTGGGGTCCCTGGCCATGGGGGGCGCCCTGGGGGCCGTGGCGGTGCTCTCCAAGCAGGAGATCCTGCTCGCCATCGTGGGCGGGGTCTTCGTGGCGGAGGCCTGCTCCGTCATGCTCCAGGTGGGGTTCTTCAAGATGACCGGCGGGCGGCGCATCTTCCGGATGGCGCCGCTCCACCACCATTTCGAACTGAAGGGATGGCCCGAGTCCAAGGTCATCGTCCGGTTCTGGATCGTCTCCGTGCTGTTGGGCCTCCTGGCCATCAGCACGCTGAAGCTGCGCTGA
- the murD gene encoding UDP-N-acetylmuramoyl-L-alanine--D-glutamate ligase, whose product MVLGLGLSGRAAARWLARGGARVHCTDARPVEEWPREFVAWCRAAGVEVRGGGHEADRFAAADLVVVSPGVPPRLPALQAAKRAGVPVVGELALAADAWEGPILAVTGTNGKTTTTEIAGAMLRAGGVAGVVAGNIGVPLADLLCEGEGRGTAVVEVSSFQLDTCPDRPVPVGAGAPLRPFSPHAGAWLNLAPDHLDRYPGMEAYGASKARLLRLQGETDWAVLNRGDVFLAPWAGTGRGRRLFFGFGAEDIPGAWADADGAACRVLWPDGREERYDLAGWTLKGRHNLENLMAAVLLARVAGAPPEAVQEVIPLFRAPAHRMQWVGRRDGVDYFDDSKATNVAAVVRALEFFGSGVVLVAGGQGKGEDYRPLAEAARGRLRGAVVMGEDQDALARELRRVTQVVTVPYIPGGEPDDGFRAMRRAVRAAAEMARPGDTVLLGPACASFDLFENYAARGRAFQEAVRRLGEGDGGEA is encoded by the coding sequence GTGGTCCTCGGTCTCGGCCTCTCAGGCCGGGCGGCGGCCCGGTGGCTGGCCCGGGGCGGGGCACGGGTCCACTGCACCGACGCCAGGCCCGTGGAGGAGTGGCCGCGGGAGTTCGTGGCCTGGTGCCGGGCCGCCGGGGTGGAGGTCCGGGGCGGCGGGCACGAGGCCGACCGCTTCGCGGCGGCGGACCTGGTGGTGGTCTCCCCCGGGGTGCCGCCCCGGCTCCCGGCGCTCCAGGCCGCCAAGCGGGCCGGGGTCCCGGTGGTGGGCGAACTGGCCCTGGCCGCCGATGCCTGGGAGGGGCCCATCCTCGCCGTGACGGGGACCAACGGGAAGACCACCACCACGGAGATCGCGGGCGCCATGCTCCGGGCGGGCGGCGTGGCCGGGGTCGTGGCGGGCAACATCGGGGTGCCCCTGGCGGATCTCCTCTGCGAGGGAGAGGGGAGGGGGACCGCCGTGGTGGAGGTGAGCAGCTTCCAGCTCGATACCTGCCCGGATCGGCCCGTCCCCGTGGGCGCCGGGGCCCCGCTCCGGCCCTTCTCGCCCCATGCCGGGGCCTGGCTGAACCTGGCCCCCGACCACCTCGACCGCTACCCGGGAATGGAGGCCTACGGGGCGAGCAAGGCACGGCTGCTCCGGCTCCAGGGCGAGACGGACTGGGCCGTGCTCAACCGCGGGGACGTCTTCCTCGCGCCCTGGGCCGGCACGGGCCGGGGGCGCCGGCTCTTCTTCGGCTTCGGGGCGGAGGACATCCCCGGGGCCTGGGCCGACGCCGACGGCGCCGCCTGCCGGGTCCTCTGGCCCGACGGGAGGGAAGAGCGCTACGATCTCGCCGGCTGGACCCTCAAGGGCCGGCACAACCTCGAAAACCTCATGGCGGCGGTGCTGCTCGCCCGGGTGGCCGGGGCTCCGCCCGAGGCGGTCCAGGAGGTGATCCCCCTCTTCCGGGCTCCCGCCCACCGGATGCAGTGGGTGGGGCGCAGGGACGGCGTGGACTACTTCGACGACTCCAAGGCCACCAACGTGGCCGCGGTGGTGCGGGCCCTGGAATTCTTCGGCTCCGGGGTGGTCCTCGTGGCCGGAGGCCAGGGCAAGGGGGAGGACTACCGGCCCCTGGCGGAGGCCGCCCGGGGCCGGTTGCGCGGCGCGGTGGTGATGGGCGAGGACCAGGACGCCCTCGCCCGGGAACTCCGGCGCGTGACCCAGGTGGTGACGGTCCCCTACATCCCCGGCGGGGAACCCGATGACGGGTTCCGGGCCATGCGGCGGGCGGTCCGGGCCGCCGCCGAGATGGCGCGGCCGGGGGACACGGTGCTTCTCGGGCCCGCCTGCGCCAGCTTCGATCTCTTCGAGAACTACGCCGCCCGGGGGCGCGCCTTCCAGGAGGCGGTGCGCCGGCTCGGCGAGGGCGACGGGGGGGAGGCGTGA